The stretch of DNA ATTGTTTACCAAGGGTTTCAAGTTGCTTAATCGCAGCAGGACGATAAATATCAGCAGCTACAAGCATAGGCTTACGGTTATATTTTTTCCGGAGCAAGTTGGCAAGTTTTCCTGTTGTGGTCGTTTTACCAGCACCCTGCAGCCCAACCATCATAATAACAGTAGGTGGACGATTAGAAGCAGCAATTTTACTTTGCTCACCGCCCATTAATTCAGTCAATTCCTCATTAACAATTTTAATGATTTGCTGCCCAGGGGTTAAGCTTTTCAGCACTTCTTGTCCAACTGCACGGTCGCTGACTTTTTTCACAAAATCTTTAACGACCTTAAAATTTACATCAGCCTCGAGTAGTGCAAGGCGGACTTCACGCATCATTTCTTTTACATCCGCTTCAGTGACCTTTCCTTTTCCACGGATTTTTTGAATCGTATTCTGCAGTCGGTCGGCTAATCCTTCAAATGCCATTAATGCCGCCTCCTAATCTAATTTCTCAAGCTCGGCAACCACTTCCATCATTGCCTGCTTTGATGGGTGTTCTTCATTTAGCAATTCTTTTATATGCCTTAATAAGTTGCTGCGCTCTTGAAATTTCTGAAATAGTAATAGCTTTTCTTCATACTCCTCAAGCATAGCTTCCGTACGTTTGATGTTGTCATACACAGCCTGCCGGCTTACATCGTACTCTTCTGCGATTTCTCCAAGTGAGTAATCATCTAAATAATAGAGAGACATATAGCTTTGCTGCTTTGGTGTTAACAACGAATAATAGAAATCATA from Neobacillus sp. CF12 encodes:
- a CDS encoding putative DNA-binding protein translates to MLEKTTRMNYLYDFYYSLLTPKQQSYMSLYYLDDYSLGEIAEEYDVSRQAVYDNIKRTEAMLEEYEEKLLLFQKFQERSNLLRHIKELLNEEHPSKQAMMEVVAELEKLD